The Antarcticibacterium flavum genome contains the following window.
CATGAGTGTCACCCGGATTTTTATCTGGATGGAACTCAATAGCTTTCTTCCTGTAGGCTTTCTTGATCTCTGCCACAGATGCATTCTTACTTATTCCTAATATTTCGTAATAATCTTCTTTCATCTTGTTTTTTTGAAATTCCTATTGCGACCTGACTATTTGCCGGTCACTACTTTGGGATAGCGAACAATTCTTTCACCAAGTTTATAACCACGCTCCACCACATCAACAATCTTGCCTTTAAGTTTGTCATTTGGTGCAGGAATTTGAGTTATGGCCTCATGAACATCGGCATCAAAAGCATCTCCCTCTTTAACTTCCATAGCCTCCAGGCCTTTGCTTCGTAGGGTTTCCTTAAATTTATTATGGATGAGCTCCACTCCCTTAACAAGGTTTTTATCTTTGGCCTTTCTTATTTCGTTAAGAGCCCTGTCAAAATCATCAAGCACAGGCAGTAAAGCTGTCATTACTTCCTGGTTTGCCGTTTTAAACAATTCAAGCCGCTCCTTCGAGGTCCTTCTTTTATAATTCTCAAACTCAGCAAACAACCTTAAAAACTTATCTTTTTCTTTATCAAGATCGGCCTTTAATTGTTCCGTTTCACTCCCCTGCTCTGCTTGATCGTCTTTTTTAGATGAATCGTTATTCTGGGATTCCCCTTTGCTTTCTTCCTCAGCCATTGACTCTACCCCATCATTAATAAATTCTTCAGCAGGGCCATCCTGTTCATTATCGTGCTGATTATGTTTTATATTTTCGTCCTGAATACTTTCCTGATCTTTATTCATTATATCACAAAATTTGTTTCTCTCTGTAAAGTCAAATTTGCTGCCAATCTTAGAAAAATGTCAAAATGTCACCGCTTTTATTTTATCATAATTTTATGATTTGATTCATAGTGGAAGCCTTAATTTTGCAGCTTAATAAAATAAAAAGTAAAAAATGAAAAAAACATTTCTAAACGTTTTTATGATCGCAGCTATTGGAATGGCGACAGTAGGTTGTAAAAATGATAACCGCGAAGCGAAAACAGAGGAAGCAAGAGAAGCAGCCACTGCAAATGCTGAAGCTGTGGAATACCGTGTTGACACAAGTTCATCTGTTATCGAATGGGAAGGTAAAAAACCTACCGGTACCCACACCGGTACTATAGATATTGCTGAAGGATCTTTTTATGCAAACGACAGCATAGTTGAAAGTGGTACTTTTGTAATCGACATGAACTCCATTACTGTGACAGATCTTGAAGGAGAGGAAAAAGAGAACCTTGAAGCTCACCTAAAAGGAACTGTTGAAGGTAAAGAAGGAGATTTTTTCAATGTAAATGAGTACCCAGATGCAAGATTCGAGGTTACAGGCATTTCAGAAGAAAATGGGCAAACTATGTTACAGGGGAACCTTACTATGCGTGGGGAGACCAAGAACGTGGAGTTTCCTGTAAATATTAACCAACAAGAGGAAGGGTTAGAGCTTACAAGTGAGACCTTCACAATTGACCGTACCAAGTGGAATGTAAATTATGGTTCGAAATCTGTTTTTGATAGCTTAGGTGATAATTTCATCAATGATGAGATCACTTTAACAATAAAAGTGAAAGCTAACAGAGCATAATAATACTCTATATAAATAAAAAAAGGAGGCCGCCCGGCCTCCTTTTTTTATTTATTACAGCAGGTCTTCCAAAGCTTTGGGTAGATTTTTATATTCAAAGTCATAGCCGGTCTTCTGCACCTTCTCACTGCTCACCAGCTGGCTTGATAATAAAACGGTGGACATTTCACCCAGCGCGACTTTAAGCACAAAAGAAGGAACGTTTGGCAACCACTTATTCTTTCCTAATTGAGCCGCCATTTTTTCCATTAATTCCTCATTGGTCACAGGGTTGGGTGCTACGGCATTATAAACGCCTTCCAGGCTGTTTTGCAAAACATGTAAAAATATTCCTGCCACATCCCTTATATGTATCCAGGACTGCCATTGCTCTCCATTCCCAAAGGCCGCTCCTGCATTATAGGATGCCGGGATCTTCATCTTAGGAAGTGCACCACCTTCTTCAGCTAACACTAGTCCAATCCTAACTTTGGTAACTTTCATTCCAAGATCCTGAAATTCATCGGCTGCTGTTTCCCATCGTTCCACTACTTCCCCCAGGAAAGAATCATCTACTGCCGGTTCTTCCTCTGTATAAAGCTTCTGCAGGGAACTGGGGTAAACATTAATCCCGCTGGCAGATATAAATTGCTTTATAGAATGCTCATTCTCCTGCAGCGCCTCATAGAGTACAGCTGCACTTTTCGTTCGGCTTTCTATGATCTCTTTTTTATAATCCTCTGTCCATCTCTTGGCTACAGTCGCTCCCGCCAGGTGATAAATAGCATCTACTCCCTTAAAACTATTAGTATCGATCTCCTTTTCATCAGGGTTCCAGTAATACCCGGTATAATTTTCCTGTTTTTGTATCTTCTCCTTGCCGGTTGTGAGATAATTTACGGCAATTCCCTTTTGGTGAAGAAGGTTTGTCAAGTGAGAACCTATCAAACCTGTTGCACCTGTTATTAATACACGCATTTTTCTTTACAAGATAGGCAAGATGTGAAAGTCGGGCTAATTTTTATTACAGGTTTAACATGCGTTATTCCTGCGGTTTTACTGCTCGCAGCATCTCCCTTTTCCCTGGTGGGCCGGGTAATTTCTCAACCAAAAAGCCTACTTCCTGCATCGCCCTTCTTACACTTCCTTTGGCGGCATAGGTGACCAGGATCCCTCCCGGTTTTAATGCCACAATCATAAGCTTAAATATCTCTGCCGTCCATAGATCTGGTTGCACGCGTGCACCAAAGGCGTCAAAATAAACAAGATCATATTTCTCCACATCAGAGATTTGATCGAAAAACTTCTGCTGTTTAATAAGGGTGAAGAAAGGAGTGATAGTAGCAGCCTCCCCCCAGGATGCTGTATGAAGTTTGTTATAAACATCTGCGGCGCCATGTTCCTTCAGCGCCTCTGCAAAATTCAATTTAACCGCTTCTTCAGATTTTATGGGATATGCCTCAACCCCGGTATAAGTTACCTGTATGGAATGTTCTTTTAAAAATCTCCAGGTTACCAGTGCATTGAGTCCCGTACCAAAACCAATCTCGAGAATAGAAATTTGAGCTGGATCCCTTTCAAGGAGCTTCCTGAGCCCCATTTCAATAAATACATGTTGTGCTTCCTGTATAGCTCCATGTTTGGAGTGGTACTGCTCATTCCATTCTGGTAAATGAATGGTAGTGGAACCATCCCCGGTGGTGATTATCTCCCTTTTCAAATTATTCCTTTATCAAAACCCCATCTGCAAGAAAAGAAAGTGTCTTTTTAGGCTCAGTGATCGCATCAATTTCTTCCTGTGTTTTCCCTTGATCCTCTGCATAATGCCTTTGCTCTTCTACAGAAACTTCTTCTATGTAGGCTTTTCCACTTAGTACCACCTCCCTGTTTTCGATATCCTTAGGCACAAAAAAACCGTAGTCCTTAAACTTCACCATCACATCCTCTTCCTCCTCGGGCAAGTCCAGAGTCATCCAGCAGCCTTTATTTTTACATACGCTTTCAACTGTACCTGTAAATTGCACCTCTAAAGTATCACCGGTCTGTAATTTGCTGTATTCCCGGCTCATTTCCCGGCTATCTAAATCCTTTTCCCGCCTGAATTCCTCGCCATAAACAGCATATGCCACTTGCGAAGAGCTCGTCTCAGAATCATCTGTTACTGACTGATTCTCAGTATTTTTACAGGATATTAGAGTAATAACAATAAAAACGGGTAAAATCCATAAATTTTTCATAATATATTTAAAATAGCAGTTGATTTTCAATAACATCACAAATTTAGAACAATTTTCAATTTTTTTTCAATTAATATTTAGGTAAATTTGCAATCTAAAACCAACCGTAATGAAATACGATTCTTCTGTTGATATTAACATCGCTAAAGCCCCTACCTCAAAAATAGATTCTGTTGATTTTGAAAACCTAAAATTTGGGCACATTTTCACCGACCATATGTTGGTATGCGACTATGAAGACGGTGCCTGGAAAACGCCGGAGATAAAACCATACGGTCCTATACAATTGGATCCTTCAGCCAAGGTATTTCATTATGGCCAGGCTGTGTTTGAAGGAATGAAAGCTTATCGTGATGATAATGACCAAATATGGCTTTTTCGCCCAGATGAGAATTTCAAACGTATCAATAAATCTTCAGCAAGATTAGCAATTCCTGAATTTCCTGAAGAATATTTTTTCACCGGGCTTGAGGAACTGCTAAAACTTGAGAAAGACTGGATCAAAAAAGGCTTTGGGAACTCTCTATACATTCGCCCGTTCGTAATAGCAACAGAGCCGGGGGTGCTGGCATCCCCGGGTACAAAATATAAATTTATGATCATTTGTTCCCCTGCTAAATCCTACTATACAGGAGAGGTAAGGGTTCAAATATCTGAAAGATACAGCCGTGCTGCAGATGGTGGGGTTGGAGCTGCCAAAGCGGCCGGAAATTATGCCGCGCAATTCTATCCTACCAACCTTGCAAAAGATGCAGGTTTCCAGCAAATTATCTGGACAGATGCCAATACTCATGAATTCCTTGAAGAAGCAGGTACGATGAATGTTTTCTTTAGGGTTAATGACACCCTGCTTACTGCTCCTACCAGCGACAGGATCCTGGATGGTGTTACAAGAAAGAGTATTATTGCTCTGGCAGAAGCCAATAACATTCCGGTGG
Protein-coding sequences here:
- a CDS encoding nucleotide exchange factor GrpE, coding for MNKDQESIQDENIKHNQHDNEQDGPAEEFINDGVESMAEEESKGESQNNDSSKKDDQAEQGSETEQLKADLDKEKDKFLRLFAEFENYKRRTSKERLELFKTANQEVMTALLPVLDDFDRALNEIRKAKDKNLVKGVELIHNKFKETLRSKGLEAMEVKEGDAFDADVHEAITQIPAPNDKLKGKIVDVVERGYKLGERIVRYPKVVTGK
- a CDS encoding YceI family protein — its product is MKKTFLNVFMIAAIGMATVGCKNDNREAKTEEAREAATANAEAVEYRVDTSSSVIEWEGKKPTGTHTGTIDIAEGSFYANDSIVESGTFVIDMNSITVTDLEGEEKENLEAHLKGTVEGKEGDFFNVNEYPDARFEVTGISEENGQTMLQGNLTMRGETKNVEFPVNINQQEEGLELTSETFTIDRTKWNVNYGSKSVFDSLGDNFINDEITLTIKVKANRA
- a CDS encoding TIGR01777 family oxidoreductase codes for the protein MRVLITGATGLIGSHLTNLLHQKGIAVNYLTTGKEKIQKQENYTGYYWNPDEKEIDTNSFKGVDAIYHLAGATVAKRWTEDYKKEIIESRTKSAAVLYEALQENEHSIKQFISASGINVYPSSLQKLYTEEEPAVDDSFLGEVVERWETAADEFQDLGMKVTKVRIGLVLAEEGGALPKMKIPASYNAGAAFGNGEQWQSWIHIRDVAGIFLHVLQNSLEGVYNAVAPNPVTNEELMEKMAAQLGKNKWLPNVPSFVLKVALGEMSTVLLSSQLVSSEKVQKTGYDFEYKNLPKALEDLL
- the mnmD gene encoding tRNA (5-methylaminomethyl-2-thiouridine)(34)-methyltransferase MnmD, encoding MKREIITTGDGSTTIHLPEWNEQYHSKHGAIQEAQHVFIEMGLRKLLERDPAQISILEIGFGTGLNALVTWRFLKEHSIQVTYTGVEAYPIKSEEAVKLNFAEALKEHGAADVYNKLHTASWGEAATITPFFTLIKQQKFFDQISDVEKYDLVYFDAFGARVQPDLWTAEIFKLMIVALKPGGILVTYAAKGSVRRAMQEVGFLVEKLPGPPGKREMLRAVKPQE
- a CDS encoding DUF4920 domain-containing protein, with the protein product MKNLWILPVFIVITLISCKNTENQSVTDDSETSSSQVAYAVYGEEFRREKDLDSREMSREYSKLQTGDTLEVQFTGTVESVCKNKGCWMTLDLPEEEEDVMVKFKDYGFFVPKDIENREVVLSGKAYIEEVSVEEQRHYAEDQGKTQEEIDAITEPKKTLSFLADGVLIKE
- a CDS encoding branched-chain amino acid aminotransferase — encoded protein: MKYDSSVDINIAKAPTSKIDSVDFENLKFGHIFTDHMLVCDYEDGAWKTPEIKPYGPIQLDPSAKVFHYGQAVFEGMKAYRDDNDQIWLFRPDENFKRINKSSARLAIPEFPEEYFFTGLEELLKLEKDWIKKGFGNSLYIRPFVIATEPGVLASPGTKYKFMIICSPAKSYYTGEVRVQISERYSRAADGGVGAAKAAGNYAAQFYPTNLAKDAGFQQIIWTDANTHEFLEEAGTMNVFFRVNDTLLTAPTSDRILDGVTRKSIIALAEANNIPVEVRRVTVQEIVDAAKAGTLKEIFGAGTAAVINPIQGFGYKGEKYELPKLTDTYASFFKNKLMKIQYNLDKDQFGWRYLVKE